The following coding sequences are from one Candidatus Nitrosopumilus sp. SW window:
- a CDS encoding ATP-binding protein codes for MSLGFVIGESKPTFVTAITSRALSVGEYIKIGSDEGEILGLVEKSAVTSAAFADVRNFDEAVESTEIAELNKRDKTFTAHIGILGFLENLRKGQSIIPAIPPIPGTEITQPSKQDLEEIFSPKNNGWVKIGNLLRNKTIDAKVNLDKIVSRHLGILAMTGMGKSNLVSLVTKQISKLKGTVIIFDYHNDYTTLNIPRINVVDAKINPRLLDADQLSEVLEIRDGANVQQRVLRMAFTKHVKESKEFWSKLENEIDFIVNSEDKKLKEIRTSAYRVQDIIEEAQKRFEDILDPDMGDPIGFIKEGRTNILNISELSEKQANVAVAFYLQQLLKDRKDASIARHGKSKRERNYRFNSPIFVIIEEAHVFIPKDHDTSAKYWAAKIAREGRKFGLGLGVVSQRPRSVDLNVLSQMGSFAIMKIIQEDDQRQIASATESTSRELIAQLTSLNVGDAVLVGQWTNLPSLVHVEEVKEKIMGADQSAVNAWANAEKMNGVAVESTQGLVQKDLLLD; via the coding sequence TTGAGTTTAGGATTCGTAATCGGTGAATCAAAACCAACATTTGTGACTGCAATTACATCGAGAGCTTTGTCTGTTGGAGAATACATCAAGATTGGTTCTGATGAAGGTGAAATTTTAGGATTAGTAGAAAAATCAGCAGTAACAAGTGCAGCATTTGCAGATGTTAGAAATTTTGATGAAGCTGTAGAAAGTACAGAGATTGCAGAATTAAACAAAAGAGATAAGACGTTTACTGCACACATTGGAATTTTAGGATTTTTAGAGAATTTGAGAAAAGGACAGTCAATCATTCCTGCAATCCCACCAATTCCAGGCACAGAAATCACTCAGCCAAGCAAACAAGATCTTGAGGAAATTTTCAGTCCTAAAAATAATGGATGGGTAAAGATTGGAAATCTTTTGAGAAACAAAACAATTGATGCAAAAGTGAATTTAGATAAAATTGTCTCAAGACATTTAGGAATTTTGGCAATGACTGGTATGGGTAAAAGTAATCTTGTATCACTAGTTACAAAACAAATTTCAAAATTAAAAGGAACAGTAATAATTTTTGATTATCACAATGACTATACAACACTAAACATTCCTAGAATTAATGTAGTTGACGCAAAAATTAATCCAAGATTGTTAGATGCAGATCAACTTTCAGAAGTTTTAGAGATTAGAGATGGTGCAAACGTTCAGCAAAGAGTTTTGAGGATGGCATTTACAAAACACGTTAAGGAATCAAAAGAATTTTGGAGTAAGCTAGAAAATGAAATTGATTTTATTGTAAATTCAGAGGATAAAAAACTAAAAGAAATCAGAACATCAGCATACAGAGTTCAAGACATTATAGAAGAAGCACAGAAGAGATTTGAAGACATTTTGGATCCAGACATGGGAGACCCAATTGGTTTCATCAAAGAGGGACGCACCAACATTCTCAATATTTCAGAGTTGTCTGAGAAACAAGCAAATGTTGCAGTTGCATTTTATTTGCAACAACTACTCAAAGATAGAAAAGATGCAAGTATTGCAAGACACGGGAAAAGCAAAAGAGAAAGAAACTATAGATTCAATTCTCCAATTTTTGTAATTATTGAAGAAGCACATGTCTTCATCCCAAAAGATCATGACACAAGTGCAAAATATTGGGCAGCAAAAATTGCCAGAGAAGGAAGAAAATTTGGATTAGGGTTAGGAGTTGTATCTCAAAGACCCCGAAGTGTAGACCTTAATGTTCTCAGTCAAATGGGTTCGTTTGCAATTATGAAGATAATTCAAGAAGATGATCAACGCCAAATAGCCTCAGCAACAGAGTCAACTAGCCGTGAATTGATTGCCCAATTGACCTCATTGAATGTAGGTGATGCAGTCCTTGTTGGACAATGGACAAACTTGCCATCACTAGTACATGTTGAAGAAGTAAAAGAGAAGATTATGGGAGCAGACCAAAGTGCAGTAAATGCATGGGCTAATGCAGAGAAGATGAATGGAGTGGCAGTAGAATCAACACAAGGACTAGTTCAAAAAGATTTGTTGTTAGACTAA
- a CDS encoding DNA double-strand break repair nuclease NurA, whose protein sequence is MLSILKGPKFEQIIQKARENWIEFTPVKEEVVTAGIDSSFNNTKFQGIELWATTAVSIKADGEVLVDLHESGLGSDTDLSRIASKMEIDACEKTVDQVDLVLMDGSLHSQFMTRQSALDAQVVRTMKKRDNVIFIAKTSNTKKQFEKLGSLAGDIFYYNHVTNRPGFSKLFVEKKYGSDKVISSTFVRLSDSTPIIKLEFLGEQHDENDIKSVLNKLYKTSVGGYPYALKLAHNNCKISDKELAKMVSLLGLSNEIGSREVLG, encoded by the coding sequence ATGTTATCTATTCTAAAAGGTCCAAAATTTGAGCAGATCATACAAAAAGCAAGAGAGAATTGGATAGAATTTACTCCTGTAAAAGAAGAAGTAGTTACTGCAGGTATAGATTCAAGTTTTAACAATACAAAATTCCAAGGAATTGAGCTTTGGGCAACTACAGCAGTATCCATCAAAGCAGACGGAGAAGTACTAGTAGATTTACATGAGTCAGGATTAGGTTCAGATACTGATCTTTCACGAATCGCAAGTAAGATGGAGATTGATGCGTGTGAGAAGACAGTAGATCAAGTAGATTTAGTTTTAATGGATGGTTCTTTGCATTCTCAATTTATGACAAGACAATCAGCATTGGATGCACAGGTAGTTAGAACAATGAAAAAAAGAGACAATGTGATTTTCATTGCAAAAACATCAAATACAAAAAAACAATTTGAAAAATTGGGTTCCCTCGCAGGAGATATTTTTTACTATAATCATGTTACAAACAGACCAGGATTTAGTAAATTGTTTGTAGAAAAAAAGTATGGTTCGGACAAAGTGATATCATCTACATTTGTTAGACTTAGTGACTCTACACCGATAATAAAATTGGAATTTCTAGGAGAACAACATGATGAAAATGACATAAAATCAGTTTTGAACAAATTATACAAAACAAGTGTCGGCGGATATCCATACGCATTGAAACTTGCACATAATAACTGTAAAATATCTGATAAAGAACTTGCAAAAATGGTTAGTTTGTTAGGTCTAAGTAATGAGATTGGATCACGTGAGGTATTAGGTTGA
- a CDS encoding PEFG-CTERM sorting domain-containing protein yields MQGMYFMLIGVLLTAMILPTTVYAEHVLDIEAFGQYLDISQLESEKVTFVFDEKSYDVYYGFRGSLDDMSSHTSYPILSSMDINEENKSIDIVMESVPGKTDFWVRMPDDVIYAENEKFTVIVDGVDTRYDLMKFPTDHVIGFIIDEDTKNIQIIGTRVIPEFGAYATLILAISIMGLAFFARKFPFANSLPRIN; encoded by the coding sequence ATGCAAGGCATGTATTTTATGTTAATTGGGGTTTTGCTAACTGCTATGATTCTTCCAACAACTGTCTACGCAGAACATGTTTTAGATATTGAAGCATTTGGACAATACCTTGACATTTCACAATTAGAATCTGAAAAAGTCACGTTTGTCTTTGATGAAAAATCATATGATGTCTACTATGGATTCCGTGGCAGTCTTGATGATATGAGCTCTCATACCTCATACCCTATATTATCTTCCATGGATATCAACGAGGAAAACAAATCCATTGACATTGTTATGGAATCTGTTCCAGGGAAAACTGATTTTTGGGTTAGAATGCCTGATGATGTAATTTATGCAGAAAATGAAAAATTCACAGTAATAGTTGATGGAGTTGATACTAGATATGATCTAATGAAATTTCCAACAGATCATGTAATTGGATTCATTATTGATGAGGATACCAAAAATATTCAAATCATTGGAACTCGAGTCATACCTGAATTTGGAGCCTATGCCACTCTAATTTTGGCAATTTCTATTATGGGATTGGCATTCTTTGCTAGGAAATTCCCCTTTGCAAATAGTTTACCTAGAATTAATTAA
- a CDS encoding aspartate dehydrogenase, protein MKRVALLGCGSMGTQIALAIDSENFPATLTHVYDASKDASSSLVEKLKNKPEIVENSHLLSSQPIDIVVEAASQDAVKDVALSVLQNKKDLMIMSVGALLDESIYDILSDACKDFKKTIYLPSGAIAGLDGIKSIKGELESLSITTTKHPHSLKGAKFFETSEINLDEITSSTVVYRGTAKEAVTLFPANINVAALLSLTGIGSEKTSVTIVADPNTDKNTHHIEATGKFGKMTFIIENIPDANNPKTSRLAILSAIETLKKYCSDDIQIGT, encoded by the coding sequence TTGAAACGAGTAGCACTTTTAGGATGTGGTTCGATGGGAACACAAATTGCATTGGCAATTGATTCTGAAAATTTTCCCGCAACTCTCACTCACGTTTATGATGCCTCAAAGGATGCCTCTTCTTCTCTTGTTGAAAAACTAAAAAACAAACCAGAAATCGTTGAAAACTCTCACTTGTTGTCTTCTCAACCTATAGACATTGTTGTAGAGGCAGCATCGCAAGACGCTGTAAAGGATGTCGCACTAAGTGTTCTGCAAAACAAAAAAGATTTGATGATAATGAGTGTTGGTGCATTGCTTGATGAATCAATCTATGATATTTTATCTGACGCATGCAAAGATTTCAAAAAAACAATCTATCTTCCCTCAGGTGCTATTGCAGGGCTAGATGGAATAAAATCAATCAAAGGAGAGCTAGAATCTCTCTCTATCACTACAACAAAACATCCGCACTCATTAAAGGGAGCAAAGTTTTTTGAAACTTCTGAAATTAATCTTGATGAAATTACCTCCTCAACTGTTGTATACAGAGGAACTGCAAAAGAAGCAGTTACACTTTTTCCTGCAAACATCAATGTTGCAGCACTTTTGTCTCTAACTGGAATTGGTAGTGAAAAAACCAGTGTAACAATTGTTGCAGATCCTAACACTGACAAAAACACTCACCACATTGAAGCTACAGGAAAGTTTGGAAAGATGACCTTTATCATAGAAAACATTCCTGATGCAAATAATCCTAAAACAAGCCGGTTGGCAATCTTGTCTGCCATTGAAACTCTGAAAAAATATTGCTCAGATGATATCCAAATTGGCACATAA
- the nadA gene encoding quinolinate synthase NadA codes for MLVQQTPKLKEEIERLKKEKDVVILAHNYQIPEVQDIADFTGDSLGLSRQAAKVPQKTILFCGVNFMAETAAIISPQKKVILPDLEAGCSLSDSITVDELRNWKKQHPGAIAVGYVNTTAEIKAELDYCCTSSNAVNVVKAIPEDKEILFLPDMFLGSYVAKMTGRKNIHIWAGECHVHAGITPEDVTKKLDSMKDAEFVIHPECSCTTPMMYDVADGSFDNQKVSILSTEGMLNHVKESKAKNFVVATETGILYRMRQQNPEKRFIPASEKAECQYMKMITLEKVYDALLNEKNIVTVPKEIADKARLAIDRMLAIS; via the coding sequence ATGCTCGTACAACAAACCCCTAAACTCAAAGAAGAGATTGAACGTCTCAAAAAAGAGAAAGATGTAGTCATTCTTGCTCATAATTATCAAATTCCAGAGGTTCAAGATATTGCAGATTTTACAGGCGATTCTTTAGGATTATCAAGGCAAGCCGCAAAAGTTCCACAAAAGACAATTCTTTTTTGTGGTGTGAATTTTATGGCTGAAACTGCAGCAATTATCAGTCCTCAAAAAAAGGTAATTTTACCTGATTTGGAAGCAGGATGCTCTTTATCTGATTCAATTACTGTTGATGAATTGCGAAATTGGAAGAAACAACATCCTGGTGCAATTGCAGTTGGATATGTTAACACTACTGCAGAAATCAAAGCAGAACTTGATTATTGTTGTACATCCTCAAATGCAGTAAATGTAGTTAAAGCAATTCCAGAAGATAAGGAAATTTTGTTTTTACCTGATATGTTTTTGGGCTCTTATGTTGCAAAAATGACTGGCAGGAAAAATATTCACATATGGGCAGGTGAATGTCATGTCCATGCAGGAATCACTCCTGAAGATGTTACAAAAAAACTAGATTCGATGAAAGATGCAGAATTTGTTATTCATCCAGAATGTAGTTGTACAACTCCAATGATGTATGATGTTGCTGATGGAAGCTTTGACAATCAAAAAGTTTCAATTCTTTCAACTGAAGGAATGTTAAACCATGTAAAAGAATCAAAAGCTAAAAACTTTGTTGTTGCAACTGAGACTGGAATTCTATATAGAATGAGACAACAAAACCCTGAAAAGAGATTCATTCCGGCTTCAGAAAAAGCTGAATGTCAATACATGAAGATGATCACACTTGAAAAAGTCTATGATGCCCTCTTAAATGAAAAAAATATTGTAACTGTTCCAAAAGAAATTGCAGACAAGGCACGTTTGGCAATTGACAGAATGCTTGCAATAAGCTAA
- a CDS encoding tetratricopeptide repeat protein encodes MTVLVGLFNRTPKDPNQKRNQEKFKEFKKLAKQKKYDEALKSGTEYLRMVPNNHDALFTVGGIYYLKKKYKTAISHFDKALEIGSYDVDVLLLKAYSHQKLGENKRALQCCEKIQEVDPKNKAVTELLSQLNL; translated from the coding sequence GTGACTGTTTTGGTTGGATTATTTAATAGAACTCCTAAGGATCCTAACCAAAAAAGAAATCAAGAAAAATTTAAAGAATTCAAAAAACTTGCAAAGCAAAAAAAGTATGATGAGGCACTAAAGTCAGGCACCGAATATCTCCGAATGGTGCCGAACAATCACGATGCTTTGTTTACTGTGGGTGGAATTTATTATTTGAAAAAAAAATACAAGACTGCAATTTCTCATTTTGATAAAGCTCTTGAAATTGGCTCATATGATGTTGATGTGTTGCTTTTGAAAGCATACTCTCACCAGAAATTAGGTGAAAACAAAAGGGCACTTCAATGCTGTGAAAAAATTCAAGAAGTTGATCCAAAAAACAAGGCAGTTACTGAATTGCTATCTCAATTAAATCTCTAA
- the nadC gene encoding carboxylating nicotinate-nucleotide diphosphorylase, whose product MLSFNSKKQLSQFLAEDIGKGDITSALLPKKRITVRIISREPAIVGGVVHAKQIFKIKGCNARILRKDGSKVRPNQTIMIISGDAGKILTCERTALNLLTRMSGIATQTNELVKKIPKKTKIYATRKTAPGLRYFDKEAVEIGGGKKHRLRLDEMVMIKDNHIAVGNSLESLIKKAKRKYKKFEVEVENTADAVLAAKEGATIIMLDNFTPNQIRKTITVLKNQKLRNKVLLEASGGINSKNISKYGQTGVDIISVGSITNSVKGIDMSLEI is encoded by the coding sequence ATGTTGTCATTTAATTCCAAAAAGCAGTTATCACAATTTCTAGCTGAAGATATTGGTAAGGGAGACATCACAAGTGCATTACTACCAAAAAAAAGAATCACAGTTAGAATAATTTCAAGGGAACCAGCAATTGTTGGAGGAGTTGTACATGCAAAGCAGATTTTTAAAATCAAAGGATGTAATGCAAGAATTTTGAGAAAAGATGGCTCAAAAGTGAGACCAAATCAAACAATAATGATCATTTCAGGAGATGCAGGAAAAATTCTAACGTGTGAGAGAACAGCACTTAATCTTTTGACAAGAATGAGTGGAATTGCAACTCAAACAAACGAACTTGTAAAAAAAATTCCAAAGAAAACAAAAATCTATGCAACAAGAAAGACTGCTCCAGGACTACGATATTTTGACAAAGAAGCAGTGGAGATTGGAGGAGGTAAAAAGCACAGATTACGACTAGATGAAATGGTCATGATAAAAGACAATCACATTGCAGTAGGAAATTCACTAGAATCATTAATCAAGAAAGCAAAGAGAAAGTACAAAAAATTTGAAGTTGAAGTAGAAAATACTGCAGATGCAGTTCTTGCTGCAAAAGAAGGTGCAACAATAATCATGTTAGATAATTTTACTCCAAATCAGATCAGAAAAACAATCACAGTTCTAAAAAATCAAAAATTGCGAAATAAAGTTTTACTTGAAGCGTCAGGAGGGATTAATTCCAAAAACATTTCCAAATATGGACAAACAGGAGTGGACATAATTTCTGTTGGAAGCATTACAAATTCTGTTAAAGGAATTGACATGAGTTTAGAGATTTAA
- the spt4 gene encoding transcription elongation factor subunit Spt4 produces the protein MAREMACRKCKYVTVGKVCPVCKSSDLTPDWSGVVLVVDPTNSEISKTLGITQKGKYAIKVT, from the coding sequence ATGGCACGAGAAATGGCATGCAGAAAATGCAAGTATGTAACTGTTGGAAAAGTTTGTCCAGTATGCAAATCATCAGATTTAACACCAGATTGGAGCGGAGTAGTACTAGTAGTAGATCCAACAAACTCTGAGATTTCAAAAACACTTGGCATTACTCAGAAAGGCAAGTATGCAATCAAAGTAACATAA
- a CDS encoding DNA-directed RNA polymerase: protein MFSISTLVDVVRIPPSLFGTTLKKAAVNILKEKYESMINADLGYIIMILDAKVDEMGKMIAGDGGTFHRVQFEALTFYPKLQEIVQGEIVDITDFGAFVRIGPTDALLHLSQVMDDYLKSDVKSGMILANQSGRTLKVGSTLRARITAVSLGKAAAMGKIGITCRQPFLGADEWIEEEIKKSSGGAEEPAKEAKVEAS from the coding sequence TTGTTTTCTATATCTACCCTAGTTGACGTTGTCAGGATTCCTCCAAGCTTGTTTGGAACCACACTCAAAAAGGCAGCAGTAAACATCCTCAAAGAAAAGTACGAGAGTATGATTAATGCAGATTTAGGTTACATCATTATGATTTTAGATGCTAAAGTAGACGAAATGGGAAAGATGATTGCCGGAGACGGTGGAACATTCCATAGAGTGCAATTTGAAGCATTGACATTTTATCCAAAATTACAAGAAATTGTACAAGGTGAAATCGTAGACATTACAGACTTTGGAGCATTTGTAAGAATTGGTCCAACCGATGCATTACTTCACTTGTCACAAGTTATGGATGATTATCTAAAGAGTGATGTAAAGTCTGGAATGATTTTGGCCAATCAAAGTGGAAGAACACTAAAAGTTGGTTCTACACTTCGTGCAAGAATCACTGCAGTATCATTAGGCAAAGCAGCTGCAATGGGTAAAATCGGAATCACATGCAGACAACCATTCCTTGGTGCAGACGAGTGGATTGAAGAAGAGATTAAGAAATCTTCTGGCGGTGCAGAAGAACCAGCAAAAGAAGCTAAAGTAGAGGCAAGTTAA
- a CDS encoding Mrp/NBP35 family ATP-binding protein, which translates to MVGIDQVLEKLSTVIDPDLKKDIVSMGMIKDLELNDGNLKFTLELTTPACPFNVEIEDDVRKAIGELTELKNFDMNVTAKVMEGRSLDADTGMATVKNIIGVASGKGGVGKSTVSLNLALALQQTGAKVGLLDADIYGPSIPLMLGMKDGFMEVEDNKLQPAESNGLKVVSFGFFAEQAHQAAIYRGPIISGILKQFLVDTNWSDLDYLIVDLPPGTGDIPLTLAQTIPITGILVVTTPQDVASNVAVKAIGMFEKLNVPIIGVVENMSHFICPNCDERHYIFGDGGAKKISEQFNMPFLGEIPLNSGIMSGSDVGKPIMITTPDSPSAEAFRIAAKNIAAQCSILAAKLQEEMESEGSNEESAPEASTN; encoded by the coding sequence ATGGTTGGCATAGATCAAGTTCTTGAAAAACTCAGTACTGTAATTGATCCTGACTTGAAAAAAGACATTGTATCGATGGGAATGATCAAAGACTTGGAACTCAATGATGGCAATTTGAAATTTACATTAGAATTAACTACTCCTGCATGTCCTTTCAACGTCGAAATTGAAGATGATGTAAGAAAAGCAATTGGCGAACTTACTGAATTGAAAAATTTTGACATGAATGTAACTGCAAAAGTTATGGAAGGACGTTCACTTGATGCAGACACTGGAATGGCTACTGTCAAAAACATTATCGGTGTTGCAAGTGGAAAAGGTGGTGTAGGAAAATCAACAGTGTCTTTGAATTTAGCTTTAGCACTACAACAAACAGGTGCAAAAGTTGGATTACTAGATGCTGATATCTACGGGCCAAGTATTCCTTTGATGCTTGGAATGAAAGATGGATTCATGGAAGTTGAAGACAACAAACTTCAACCAGCAGAATCAAATGGACTCAAAGTTGTTTCATTTGGTTTTTTTGCTGAACAGGCACATCAAGCAGCAATTTATCGTGGTCCAATTATTTCTGGTATCCTTAAACAATTTCTAGTTGATACAAATTGGTCTGACTTGGATTATCTTATTGTTGATCTTCCTCCAGGAACTGGTGATATACCATTAACTCTTGCACAAACAATTCCTATTACTGGAATTCTGGTTGTTACTACTCCTCAAGATGTTGCAAGTAATGTTGCAGTAAAAGCAATTGGGATGTTTGAAAAACTAAATGTCCCAATCATAGGTGTTGTTGAAAACATGAGTCACTTTATTTGTCCTAATTGTGATGAAAGACATTACATATTTGGTGACGGTGGTGCAAAGAAAATTAGTGAACAGTTTAACATGCCTTTCTTAGGTGAAATCCCATTAAACTCTGGAATCATGTCTGGCTCTGATGTAGGAAAACCAATCATGATTACAACTCCCGATTCTCCAAGTGCTGAAGCATTTAGAATTGCTGCTAAGAACATTGCAGCACAATGTAGTATTCTTGCAGCAAAACTTCAAGAAGAGATGGAGTCTGAAGGCTCTAATGAAGAATCAGCTCCAGAGGCAAGTACCAACTAG
- a CDS encoding GTP-dependent dephospho-CoA kinase family protein codes for MKIPLGILLPESQADKENILKHIEQNSYIITVGDRTTEKMISFDLIPSLQIVDGIEKREKREPPKLANATEITVENPPAEITSQSIDVIKKAFLMESPIRILVTGEEDLLVLPVCIHAPENSVVLYGQPNEGLVIVKITSEIRNKAQSLLDLME; via the coding sequence ATGAAAATTCCTTTAGGTATTCTTTTACCTGAAAGTCAAGCTGATAAGGAAAATATTCTCAAACACATTGAACAAAATTCCTACATAATTACAGTTGGTGATAGAACCACTGAAAAGATGATTAGTTTTGATTTAATCCCCTCATTGCAAATTGTAGATGGTATAGAAAAAAGAGAAAAAAGAGAACCCCCAAAACTTGCAAATGCTACTGAGATAACTGTTGAAAATCCTCCTGCAGAAATTACCTCTCAAAGTATTGATGTAATCAAAAAGGCATTTTTGATGGAATCTCCAATACGGATTCTTGTTACTGGCGAAGAAGACCTTTTGGTCTTGCCAGTTTGTATTCATGCTCCTGAGAATTCTGTTGTATTGTATGGTCAACCAAATGAAGGACTTGTGATAGTCAAAATTACCTCCGAAATTAGAAATAAAGCACAAAGTCTACTTGACTTAATGGAATAA
- a CDS encoding sodium-translocating pyrophosphatase has product MEIAEILPFIAGIASFLVAGGLVAWISKQPSGTKEMMDISNAVKVGAAAFLKREMKIIIPVAIALTVIIGAFLTPSNGLAFAVGAALSAVAGIISLKITVKAAVRAAHLSSDGLGKTFAMAFRGGATVGLAVPAMALMAIAGLYVIFPDPITIAGVGIGASLIALFIRIGGGIFTKAADMGADLVGKVEANIPEDDPRNPATIADNVGDNVGDAAGMGSDVYESYIVTILAALLIAALIGAPNYFLYPILIGSSGMIASIIGVVIVGSKGVTDVMKPLNRSFYVSAAIAIALNYVFITQFIEQSTAGIALFGTTVIGVILVPVIQKITDQYTSYKHGPVNEIADSAKWGYASLTLMGIIKGMQSTGPFMIALVIAIIISYSIAAAAAPEGADPVLYGIFGTALTAMAMLSLAGIVLSIDAFGPIADNAGGIVEMTGMGEENRKVTDEIDAVGNTTKAVTKGFAIASAALAALAMMQAFQFEAAHIFEGVLDLDYSLTNPAIIVGLLIGGLIPFIITGQLINGVSRAAGKMVDEVRRQFKSNPEILTGKSKPDYAKCVDIATVASIRELWKPALVAIIAPIILGVLLGPTAVAGLLMGAVVTGILLAYHLANTGGAWDNAKKLVEMKGEKGSEVHKVAVVGDIIGDPYKDTAGPALNTVIKLLNTIAIVFVSAFVAIIAL; this is encoded by the coding sequence ATGGAAATCGCTGAGATTCTGCCATTTATCGCAGGAATTGCATCATTTTTAGTTGCTGGTGGATTAGTTGCCTGGATTTCAAAGCAACCTTCTGGAACAAAAGAAATGATGGATATCTCAAATGCAGTCAAAGTTGGTGCTGCAGCATTTCTAAAAAGAGAGATGAAAATTATCATACCTGTTGCAATTGCATTAACTGTGATTATTGGGGCATTTCTTACTCCCTCAAATGGTCTTGCATTTGCAGTTGGCGCAGCATTATCTGCTGTTGCAGGAATTATTTCATTAAAAATTACAGTAAAAGCAGCAGTAAGGGCTGCACATCTTAGTAGTGATGGACTTGGAAAGACATTTGCTATGGCCTTTAGAGGTGGAGCAACTGTTGGTCTTGCAGTACCTGCAATGGCATTAATGGCAATTGCTGGTTTGTATGTTATATTTCCAGACCCAATCACAATTGCAGGCGTAGGAATTGGTGCAAGTCTAATTGCATTATTCATCAGAATTGGTGGTGGAATATTCACAAAGGCTGCTGATATGGGTGCAGACTTGGTAGGAAAGGTTGAGGCAAACATTCCTGAAGACGATCCTAGAAATCCTGCAACTATTGCAGACAACGTAGGAGATAACGTTGGAGATGCAGCAGGAATGGGTTCTGATGTTTACGAATCCTATATTGTTACAATTTTAGCAGCATTACTTATTGCAGCATTAATTGGTGCACCAAACTATTTCCTTTACCCAATACTTATTGGCTCATCTGGAATGATTGCATCAATCATTGGTGTTGTCATTGTTGGCTCTAAAGGAGTAACTGATGTCATGAAACCGCTTAATCGTTCGTTCTATGTTTCAGCTGCAATTGCAATTGCATTAAACTATGTATTTATCACACAATTCATTGAACAATCAACTGCAGGAATTGCATTGTTTGGAACAACTGTAATTGGTGTTATTTTAGTACCTGTTATTCAAAAAATCACAGACCAATATACTAGTTACAAACATGGCCCTGTAAATGAAATTGCAGATTCTGCAAAGTGGGGATATGCATCATTAACATTAATGGGAATTATCAAAGGAATGCAATCAACAGGACCCTTCATGATTGCACTAGTTATTGCAATTATCATCTCATACAGTATTGCTGCCGCTGCAGCTCCTGAAGGTGCAGACCCAGTACTCTATGGAATCTTTGGAACTGCCCTAACTGCAATGGCCATGCTAAGTCTTGCAGGAATTGTTCTAAGTATAGATGCATTTGGTCCAATTGCAGATAATGCCGGTGGTATTGTTGAGATGACCGGAATGGGTGAAGAAAATCGTAAAGTCACAGATGAAATTGATGCTGTAGGAAATACTACTAAAGCAGTTACAAAGGGATTTGCAATTGCAAGTGCCGCATTAGCTGCATTGGCTATGATGCAAGCATTCCAGTTTGAGGCTGCTCACATCTTTGAAGGTGTTTTAGATTTAGATTATAGTTTAACAAATCCAGCAATTATTGTTGGTCTTTTGATTGGTGGATTGATTCCATTTATCATCACAGGTCAACTAATCAATGGTGTATCTCGTGCTGCTGGAAAGATGGTCGATGAGGTAAGAAGACAATTCAAATCCAATCCAGAAATTCTTACGGGTAAATCTAAACCCGATTATGCTAAATGTGTAGATATTGCAACTGTTGCTTCAATTAGAGAACTTTGGAAACCTGCACTTGTTGCAATTATTGCCCCAATAATTTTAGGTGTTTTGCTAGGTCCAACTGCAGTAGCTGGATTACTGATGGGTGCTGTAGTTACAGGAATTCTACTTGCATATCACTTGGCAAACACTGGTGGCGCATGGGATAATGCAAAGAAACTAGTTGAAATGAAAGGTGAAAAAGGTTCTGAAGTTCACAAAGTAGCAGTTGTCGGTGATATTATTGGTGACCCTTACAAAGATACAGCAGGCCCTGCACTTAACACTGTAATCAAACTCTTAAACACAATTGCAATTGTGTTCGTATCTGCATTTGTTGCAATTATTGCACTTTAA